A single region of the Undibacterium piscinae genome encodes:
- a CDS encoding HD domain-containing protein — translation MELFVLNQDVVALEARLSSLEGEERLGVLIELAWALRQRDCSQALKLVQEAEALLNSTRTDDAVARSHRARLLLVKAEVSWLFADLDTAETQSALAISIFNLLGDEIGAGDAKWLLASVWLDRGDVPRHGEWLERAIASYRDAGDLLRVAVATARSMHFSAFLDATATGARISDLFDPDVQQHASVMAWLASALALVPSLSGDQVTAIKGYSQAHLAARESGQLRQAILAASNGADAFATLGDLDAALEWDEHALALARNTGWPSMIGNTLMQTGNVLRLLGRLDDAKAILLEAKLSMRELTSSKSYTMALQYLGDLSLDAGDPGAALAYFCQVEDRLTALGESYFLLRCWRGQANALCRLARPQDACAKVAMAFALAKREGSADEQIKALRIYAELHHQYALPAPEGMIAPSAALHFLNQSLVVAATINGYIVPSELLDEVASAYASVGNYRLAYTYAQSAAAARDNKRLADAGIRAMAMQVRQETERAYATARYHRQLAITEANRAGALQDAIATLETLGLIGREMTASLNAQAVFATFYRHVAQLLEVTSFSIALLAEDGITLRGSFCVEDGRDLPLLSDFSLDHPGIISARCARERQQVLVNIAPDDDAACSSIIPGSLNTLSLLFAPLLVGERLLGVMSIQSIHANAYGERECAIFGTLCAYGAIALDNAAAYALAESAQQQANLALLELGKAREKLADHAEWLAEEVSKATGEITQRERETVYRLSKAAEYRDRETGAHILRMAHYSELIARGLGLSAADRELLLEAAPMHDIGKVGIADNILLKPRRLDGEEFEVMKQHAIYGYEILKESSSRVLQAGAAIARGHHEKFDGSGYPYGLKGDEIPIFSRIVAVADVFDALTSERPYKPAWSLEAAADYLREHAGSHFDPACIATFFDQWQEVLAIRERFQDGH, via the coding sequence ATGGAATTGTTTGTACTCAATCAGGATGTTGTCGCCTTAGAGGCTCGTCTCTCCAGTTTGGAGGGGGAAGAGCGGCTGGGCGTTCTGATAGAGCTGGCCTGGGCGTTGCGCCAGCGTGACTGTTCGCAGGCCCTGAAGTTGGTCCAAGAAGCTGAAGCTTTACTCAATAGCACTCGGACGGATGACGCTGTCGCCCGCTCTCATCGGGCGCGTTTGCTGCTGGTAAAGGCAGAAGTGAGTTGGCTGTTTGCCGATCTCGATACCGCTGAAACGCAGTCTGCCTTAGCCATTTCCATTTTTAACCTGCTTGGTGACGAGATCGGCGCCGGTGATGCCAAGTGGCTTTTGGCATCGGTATGGCTTGATCGCGGGGATGTGCCGCGCCATGGCGAGTGGCTGGAGCGGGCTATCGCCAGTTACCGTGACGCAGGCGATTTGTTAAGGGTCGCAGTCGCCACCGCAAGGTCCATGCATTTTTCCGCATTTCTCGACGCGACTGCTACCGGTGCCCGTATTTCTGATTTGTTTGATCCCGATGTTCAGCAGCATGCGTCGGTGATGGCATGGCTGGCCAGCGCGCTGGCGCTGGTGCCTAGCTTGAGCGGTGATCAGGTCACTGCAATTAAGGGGTATTCGCAAGCGCATCTGGCGGCGCGTGAGAGCGGTCAGTTGCGCCAGGCAATTCTTGCTGCCAGTAATGGCGCTGATGCCTTCGCGACTTTGGGTGATCTCGATGCCGCGCTGGAGTGGGATGAACATGCATTGGCGCTGGCGCGTAACACGGGTTGGCCATCGATGATAGGGAATACCCTGATGCAAACCGGGAATGTGTTGCGCTTGCTCGGGCGGCTTGATGACGCCAAGGCGATCTTGCTTGAGGCTAAGCTTTCCATGCGCGAGCTGACCAGTTCCAAGTCCTACACGATGGCCTTACAGTATCTGGGAGATCTGTCGCTTGATGCCGGAGATCCCGGCGCTGCACTGGCCTACTTTTGCCAGGTGGAAGATCGCCTCACGGCATTGGGAGAGTCGTATTTCTTACTGCGTTGCTGGCGCGGCCAGGCCAACGCTTTGTGTCGCCTGGCGCGGCCACAAGATGCCTGCGCCAAGGTAGCGATGGCATTTGCGCTGGCCAAGCGCGAAGGTAGTGCGGATGAGCAAATCAAGGCCTTGCGCATTTATGCAGAATTGCATCATCAGTATGCCTTGCCGGCGCCAGAGGGAATGATTGCACCGAGTGCGGCACTGCATTTCTTAAATCAGTCGCTGGTGGTGGCGGCGACTATTAATGGTTACATCGTGCCTAGTGAGCTGCTTGATGAGGTCGCGAGCGCCTATGCAAGCGTAGGCAACTATCGTCTGGCATATACGTATGCGCAATCAGCTGCCGCAGCGCGCGACAATAAACGTCTGGCTGATGCCGGTATCCGCGCCATGGCTATGCAGGTAAGGCAGGAAACTGAGCGTGCTTACGCAACGGCCAGATATCATCGCCAGCTTGCCATCACCGAGGCGAACCGTGCCGGAGCCCTGCAGGATGCCATCGCTACCCTGGAAACGCTGGGCTTGATCGGCCGAGAGATGACTGCCAGTCTCAATGCCCAGGCGGTCTTTGCGACTTTTTACCGGCATGTCGCCCAATTGCTGGAGGTCACTTCATTTTCCATTGCGTTGCTGGCCGAGGATGGTATTACCCTCAGGGGGAGTTTTTGCGTTGAAGACGGACGCGATCTGCCTTTGTTGTCTGATTTTTCGCTGGATCATCCCGGCATTATTTCTGCCCGCTGTGCCAGAGAGCGACAGCAGGTGTTGGTGAATATTGCTCCAGATGATGATGCCGCTTGCTCAAGCATAATCCCGGGCTCGCTCAATACGCTTAGTTTGCTGTTCGCTCCGCTGCTGGTCGGTGAGCGCTTGCTGGGCGTAATGTCGATACAATCTATCCATGCCAACGCCTATGGCGAGCGCGAATGTGCGATCTTCGGCACCTTATGTGCGTATGGCGCGATTGCGCTCGACAATGCGGCCGCTTATGCGCTGGCCGAAAGCGCGCAACAGCAGGCTAATCTGGCCTTGCTGGAATTGGGTAAGGCCAGGGAGAAGCTGGCTGATCATGCTGAATGGCTGGCGGAAGAAGTCAGCAAGGCGACCGGAGAAATTACCCAGCGTGAACGTGAAACCGTCTATCGGCTGTCAAAGGCGGCCGAGTATCGCGACCGGGAAACCGGGGCGCACATTCTACGTATGGCGCATTACTCTGAATTGATCGCCAGGGGCTTGGGCTTGTCGGCGGCGGACCGCGAATTATTGCTGGAAGCGGCACCTATGCACGACATCGGCAAAGTGGGAATCGCTGACAATATCCTGCTCAAGCCTAGACGGCTTGATGGCGAAGAGTTTGAAGTCATGAAGCAGCACGCTATCTATGGCTATGAAATCCTGAAAGAAAGTTCGTCACGGGTGCTGCAGGCTGGTGCCGCGATTGCGCGCGGA